A window of Blastomonas sp. SL216 contains these coding sequences:
- the egtB gene encoding ergothioneine biosynthesis protein EgtB: MTNSTSPIVEFDDSRPADLCDRFRAIRNLTLDLVATLSDADATVQSMDDASPAKWHLAHTSWFFETFVLRDHVGGYQPFDPNYAYLFNSYYEAEGARHARPMRGMLTRPSLDDIRAYRAHVDAAVQAALPTLGNDALDLVELGLNHEQQHQELLLTDILHLFAQNPLHPAVWPPVPMASVESTPLEWIEGPVGQVEIGHHDNGFAFDCEGPRHAVLLTPYALARRPVTNGEWAAFIADGGYADPRHWLSDGWAWVNAETITAPLYWQQGEDGGWMQFGLDGLRSVDPAAPVCHISLYEADAYASWAGARLPTEQEWEAIAAFQDPASGNQLDRAGAVRPRADAADALFGNVWQWTGSAYRPYPGFKAAEGAVGEYNGKFMSGQFVLRGSSCATPRGSVRPSYRNFFYPHQRWQFTGLRLAKDLS; the protein is encoded by the coding sequence ATGACCAACAGCACTTCGCCGATCGTTGAGTTTGACGACAGCCGTCCGGCTGACCTTTGCGATCGCTTCCGCGCCATCCGCAATCTCACGCTCGATCTCGTAGCAACTCTCTCCGACGCTGATGCCACCGTCCAGTCGATGGATGATGCCTCACCCGCCAAATGGCATCTGGCGCATACCAGCTGGTTCTTCGAGACCTTCGTGCTGCGCGATCACGTTGGCGGCTATCAGCCGTTCGACCCGAATTACGCCTATCTGTTCAACAGCTATTACGAGGCCGAAGGCGCGCGCCATGCGCGGCCGATGCGCGGCATGCTGACCCGGCCCTCGCTCGACGACATCCGCGCCTATCGCGCGCATGTCGATGCGGCGGTGCAGGCGGCGCTGCCGACCCTTGGTAACGATGCGCTCGATCTGGTCGAACTGGGGCTCAACCATGAACAGCAGCACCAGGAGCTTTTGCTGACCGATATTCTGCACCTGTTCGCGCAGAACCCGCTGCACCCGGCGGTCTGGCCGCCGGTGCCGATGGCCTCGGTCGAATCCACGCCGCTCGAGTGGATTGAAGGGCCGGTGGGGCAGGTGGAGATCGGCCATCACGACAATGGCTTCGCGTTCGATTGCGAAGGGCCGCGGCATGCTGTGCTGCTGACCCCCTATGCGCTTGCCAGGCGCCCGGTGACCAATGGCGAATGGGCGGCGTTCATCGCCGATGGCGGTTATGCCGATCCGCGTCACTGGCTGTCCGATGGCTGGGCCTGGGTGAATGCGGAAACCATCACCGCGCCGCTTTACTGGCAGCAGGGCGAGGATGGCGGCTGGATGCAGTTCGGGCTGGACGGGCTGCGCAGCGTCGATCCGGCAGCACCGGTCTGCCATATCAGCCTGTACGAGGCCGATGCCTATGCCAGCTGGGCCGGCGCGCGCCTGCCGACCGAGCAGGAGTGGGAGGCGATCGCCGCATTTCAGGATCCCGCATCCGGCAACCAGCTCGACCGCGCCGGTGCGGTACGCCCGCGCGCCGATGCGGCGGACGCGTTGTTCGGCAATGTCTGGCAATGGACCGGCAGCGCCTATCGCCCCTATCCCGGCTTCAAGGCGGCAGAGGGCGCAGTCGGCGAGTATAACGGCAAGTTCATGTCCGGCCAGTTCGTGCTGCGCGGATCAAGCTGTGCAACCCCGCGCGGCTCCGTGCGTCCCAGTTATCGCAACTTCTTCTATCCCCATCAACGCTGGCAGTTCACAGGCCTCAGGCTGGCCAAAGACCTGAGCTGA
- the egtD gene encoding L-histidine N(alpha)-methyltransferase, with protein sequence MIKTPEAQSAAATGDPDPAFRADVLACFRDSRRAIPARWFYDKTGSELFEAITDLPEYYPTRTETGLLKRYCGEVTEMGGRGRAVVEFGSGSSVKTPHLLRAVQGQHYVPIDISGDFLRESAAALAADFPGLAVHPLEGDFMRPLQLPDAVAGTPKLGFFPGSTIGNMVARTSLDLLRSMRETLGVGSLLLIGMDRIKSPDILVPAYDDAQGVTARFNLNLLHRINRELDATIPVERFRHVARWNDNYARIEMHLEALEDIDFTVLGERFSMAKSETIHTENSHKYGPRDARLLLRAGGWTTLHEWTDPDDWFALILAEAKPFQTAP encoded by the coding sequence CTGATCAAGACTCCCGAAGCCCAGTCCGCAGCCGCCACGGGTGATCCCGATCCTGCCTTTCGTGCCGATGTGCTCGCCTGTTTCCGCGACAGCCGCCGCGCGATCCCGGCGCGCTGGTTCTATGACAAGACCGGCTCCGAGCTGTTCGAGGCGATCACCGATCTGCCCGAATATTACCCGACCCGCACCGAAACCGGCCTGCTGAAACGCTATTGCGGCGAGGTGACCGAGATGGGCGGACGCGGCCGGGCGGTCGTGGAATTCGGATCGGGCTCGTCGGTCAAGACCCCGCATCTGCTGCGCGCGGTGCAGGGGCAGCATTATGTGCCGATCGACATTTCCGGCGATTTCCTGCGCGAATCCGCCGCTGCGCTGGCGGCGGATTTCCCGGGCCTTGCGGTGCATCCGCTCGAAGGCGATTTCATGCGCCCGCTGCAGCTGCCCGATGCTGTCGCAGGCACGCCCAAGCTCGGTTTCTTCCCTGGCTCGACCATCGGGAACATGGTCGCGCGCACCTCGCTCGACCTGCTCCGCTCGATGCGCGAGACGCTGGGCGTCGGCTCGCTGCTGCTGATCGGGATGGACCGGATCAAGTCGCCCGATATTCTCGTCCCGGCTTATGATGATGCGCAGGGCGTGACGGCGCGGTTCAACCTCAACCTGCTCCACCGCATCAACCGCGAGCTCGATGCGACCATCCCGGTCGAGCGCTTCCGCCATGTCGCGCGCTGGAATGACAATTACGCCCGGATCGAGATGCATCTCGAAGCGCTGGAGGATATCGATTTCACGGTGCTGGGCGAGCGCTTCAGCATGGCGAAGAGCGAGACCATCCATACCGAGAACAGCCACAAATATGGCCCCCGCGATGCCCGGCTGCTGCTGCGCGCGGGCGGCTGGACGACGCTGCACGAATGGACAGATCCGGACGACTGGTTCGCGCTTATCCTTGCCGAGGCAAAACCGTTCCAGACCGCGCCATGA
- the gluQRS gene encoding tRNA glutamyl-Q(34) synthetase GluQRS, whose translation MRTRFAPSPNGALHLGHAYAACQAHDLARQLGGAFLLRIEDIDGMRSTPERIEAIFADLRWLGLHWDGEVLFQSSRLAAYDAALDTLKARGLIYPCFCTRSQIASAGAQPGPEGLVYPGTCRALSDDDRAHRRLSEPHAWRLDIGKALEQTGALVWHDMAAGEQAAKPELFGDVVLARKDAPASYHLAVTLDDAHQQISHVVRGRDLFLATHVHRLLQALLDLPVPLYRHHRLLAGADGRKLAKSEGAAALGLLREKGRDGPLLLENLRKAILPSGISWAEPSYSVP comes from the coding sequence ATGCGCACCCGCTTTGCGCCAAGCCCCAATGGCGCGCTGCATCTGGGCCATGCCTATGCGGCGTGCCAAGCCCATGACCTCGCCCGGCAGCTGGGCGGCGCGTTTCTGCTGCGGATCGAGGATATCGATGGCATGCGCTCAACGCCCGAGCGCATCGAGGCGATCTTCGCCGATTTGCGCTGGCTGGGGCTGCACTGGGACGGGGAGGTGCTGTTCCAGTCATCGCGTCTCGCCGCCTATGACGCAGCGCTCGATACACTGAAGGCGCGGGGCCTCATCTATCCCTGTTTCTGCACCCGCAGCCAGATTGCCAGTGCCGGGGCGCAGCCGGGGCCCGAGGGGCTGGTCTATCCCGGCACCTGCCGCGCGCTCAGCGACGACGACCGCGCCCATCGAAGGTTGAGCGAACCGCATGCCTGGCGGCTCGATATTGGCAAGGCGCTCGAGCAGACCGGCGCGCTGGTCTGGCACGACATGGCCGCGGGCGAGCAGGCCGCAAAGCCCGAGCTGTTCGGCGATGTCGTGCTCGCGCGCAAGGATGCCCCCGCCAGCTATCATCTGGCCGTGACATTGGACGATGCGCACCAGCAGATCAGCCATGTCGTGCGCGGGCGCGACCTGTTTCTGGCGACACATGTCCACCGGCTGCTGCAGGCGCTGCTCGATCTGCCGGTGCCGCTCTATCGCCATCACCGGCTGCTCGCGGGCGCAGACGGGCGCAAGCTGGCCAAGAGCGAAGGTGCGGCGGCGCTGGGTCTCTTGCGCGAAAAGGGGAGGGATGGACCTTTGCTGCTGGAAAATTTGCGTAAAGCCATTCTACCGTCTGGCATTTCCTGGGCCGAGCCCTCATATAGCGTGCCATGA
- a CDS encoding acyltransferase translates to MSRLLGQMASPTGIDRHIGLDWLRIGAFGLLILFHIGLYFAPGPWLVKWPDTISWIAYPIAAIAPWRLMVLFAVSGYASAAMLSRASGTAAFFRDRTLRLLIPLVFGTLLIVAPQDWVRMQVSGDYRGGLLWFWTHQELSFRFFHEAFLPNWEHLWFLAYLWAYTALLAATWAWWPGFRDWLGKTADWLAQGSRLITVPLVAIILTRAAIHHAGLEEVQRYNDLEGDVHFLPAFLFGFMLAQHPAIWAAMARTWRVALTGSLLCLVSIWLNVGADEARASSLQTLSALVAETAMAWLMLPVMFHAAARLLQRDHRWRAPIARAVFPFYIVHQTVIVLAGYALRDSGLGAPVVSGVMLAATVLTGLIAYQAAARFGWIGWLLGVPPRSATSRPGIMARSGTVLPRQG, encoded by the coding sequence ATGAGCAGGCTTTTGGGGCAGATGGCATCGCCGACCGGGATCGACCGGCATATCGGGCTGGACTGGCTGCGCATTGGAGCGTTCGGCCTGCTGATTCTGTTCCATATCGGCCTGTATTTCGCGCCTGGCCCCTGGCTGGTGAAATGGCCGGATACGATCAGCTGGATCGCCTATCCCATCGCCGCCATCGCACCCTGGCGGCTGATGGTGCTGTTCGCCGTCTCCGGCTATGCCAGCGCTGCGATGCTGTCGCGCGCCAGCGGAACGGCGGCGTTTTTCCGCGACCGCACCCTCCGCCTGCTGATCCCGCTGGTGTTCGGCACCCTGCTGATTGTCGCACCGCAGGACTGGGTGCGGATGCAGGTGAGCGGCGATTATCGGGGCGGGCTGCTGTGGTTCTGGACGCATCAGGAACTGTCGTTCCGCTTCTTCCATGAAGCGTTCCTGCCTAACTGGGAGCATCTGTGGTTTCTCGCCTATCTATGGGCTTATACCGCTCTGCTCGCGGCGACCTGGGCCTGGTGGCCAGGGTTTCGCGACTGGCTGGGCAAGACGGCGGACTGGCTGGCGCAAGGCAGCCGGCTGATCACGGTGCCGCTGGTGGCGATCATCCTGACCCGCGCGGCGATCCACCATGCCGGGCTGGAGGAGGTGCAGCGCTACAATGACCTGGAAGGCGATGTGCATTTCCTGCCCGCCTTCCTGTTCGGGTTCATGCTGGCGCAGCACCCTGCAATCTGGGCAGCGATGGCACGCACATGGCGCGTCGCGCTGACAGGATCGCTGCTGTGCCTCGTATCAATCTGGCTCAACGTCGGCGCGGACGAGGCGCGGGCATCATCGCTGCAGACCCTTTCGGCGCTGGTGGCGGAAACCGCCATGGCGTGGCTGATGCTGCCGGTGATGTTCCATGCAGCCGCCCGGTTGTTGCAGCGCGATCATCGCTGGCGTGCACCGATCGCGCGCGCGGTCTTCCCCTTCTATATCGTGCACCAGACGGTCATCGTGCTGGCAGGCTATGCGTTACGCGACAGCGGCTTGGGGGCGCCTGTGGTATCTGGAGTGATGCTGGCCGCGACAGTGCTGACCGGGCTGATCGCCTATCAGGCCGCAGCCCGTTTCGGCTGGATCGGCTGGCTGCTCGGCGTACCACCCCGCTCTGCCACCAGCCGCCCGGGCATCATGGCGCGGTCTGGAACGGTTTTGCCTCGGCAAGGATAA
- a CDS encoding HNH endonuclease encodes MFHPDLIERAVRDPQPDIGRHPDSCPALVLNADYTPLSYYPLSLWPWQTAIKAIFLDRVDVIETYEREVHSPTIQMKIPSVIALKQYVKPSEYPAFTRFNLFLRDRFHCQYCGSPHNLTFDHVVPRRLGGKTTWQNVATACAPCNMRKGGRTPAQANMRLMVQPIRPTSWQLQERGRAFPPNYLHESWHDWLYWDVELEA; translated from the coding sequence ATGTTTCATCCCGACTTGATCGAACGGGCGGTACGCGATCCGCAGCCGGACATTGGCCGGCACCCGGACAGTTGCCCCGCCCTTGTGTTGAACGCCGATTATACCCCGCTCAGCTATTATCCCTTGAGCCTGTGGCCGTGGCAGACCGCGATCAAGGCGATCTTCCTCGACCGGGTCGATGTCATCGAGACCTATGAGCGCGAGGTGCACTCCCCGACGATCCAGATGAAGATCCCGTCGGTGATCGCGCTCAAGCAATATGTGAAGCCGTCCGAATATCCGGCCTTCACCCGCTTCAACCTGTTCCTGCGCGACCGCTTCCACTGCCAATATTGCGGATCGCCGCACAACCTGACCTTCGACCATGTCGTCCCGCGCCGCCTGGGCGGCAAGACCACCTGGCAGAATGTCGCCACCGCCTGCGCCCCGTGCAACATGCGCAAGGGCGGGCGCACCCCGGCGCAAGCAAACATGCGCCTGATGGTCCAGCCGATCCGCCCAACCAGCTGGCAGCTGCAGGAACGCGGGAGAGCTTTTCCGCCGAATTACCTGCACGAGAGCTGGCATGACTGGCTGTATTGGGATGTCGAGCTGGAGGCTTGA
- a CDS encoding cob(I)yrinic acid a,c-diamide adenosyltransferase, whose product MVKLNKIYTRTGDDGTSGLVDGSRIPKHSARMAAIGDIDELNSALGLAVVALGESDFAADLIRVQNDLFDLGADIATPGDDFTPSEMVLRIVPSQVTWIEQRIDAVNDSLPPLTSFILPGGSPAAAAVHLARAIARRAERTLVAASHEGSINPQARIYVNRLSDFLFVLARRINNGNDPLWVPGASR is encoded by the coding sequence ATGGTCAAGCTCAACAAGATCTACACGCGCACCGGCGACGATGGCACGTCCGGCCTGGTCGATGGCTCGCGCATTCCCAAGCATTCGGCCCGCATGGCCGCAATCGGCGATATTGACGAGCTGAACAGCGCGCTGGGGCTTGCCGTGGTCGCGCTGGGTGAAAGCGATTTCGCCGCCGACCTGATCCGCGTGCAGAACGACCTGTTCGATCTGGGGGCGGACATTGCGACTCCGGGCGATGATTTCACCCCGTCCGAGATGGTGCTGCGCATCGTGCCCAGCCAGGTGACCTGGATCGAGCAGCGCATCGATGCAGTGAACGACAGCCTGCCGCCGCTGACCAGCTTCATCCTGCCCGGCGGCAGCCCCGCTGCTGCAGCCGTGCACCTTGCCCGCGCCATCGCCCGTCGGGCTGAGCGGACGCTGGTCGCCGCATCGCATGAGGGATCGATCAACCCGCAGGCGCGTATCTATGTGAACCGGCTGTCGGACTTCCTGTTCGTCCTCGCGCGCCGGATCAACAACGGCAATGACCCGCTCTGGGTGCCGGGTGCTTCGCGATAG
- a CDS encoding M20/M25/M40 family metallo-hydrolase — protein sequence MKTVLRLALATGLASMALAAALPAQAQAQADGQQRNANEQAARQLYSDIVSIRTARGHKQMGVMTSYLKDQLLKAGFAENDITITDYDSDGEPTQGLVVRYAAKGKPKAGPIVFLGHMDVVEALPEDWERPPFKLTEENGYFFGRGSLDNKYGVATLAHNFIRLKKEGWAPKRDLYLVFSGDEETGMISTRAQAKMVAETIKPALVLNGDAGGVAMTNEFKPVMYQVQAGEKTFATFELTVTNPGGHSSRPRADNAIYELARALGKIEGYRFPVNASPLVRSYFSEMGKLTPGEIGKAMQAFGANPDDQAARATLLADPGIATQMMTTCVTTMLRGGHAENALPQSATATVNCRIMPGEGGAAATQAALQKVIGNDGVKFKLLTNVVESPESSLTPEVRDAVTASLKTRYPGLPIVPELSSGGTDGMHYRALGMNTVGIGNAAMRSADIFAHGLNERIRVADFYGGLDHWYLVMKKLAD from the coding sequence ATGAAAACCGTGTTGAGACTGGCGCTGGCCACGGGCCTTGCATCGATGGCTCTCGCCGCAGCCCTGCCCGCCCAGGCCCAGGCCCAGGCTGACGGCCAGCAGCGCAACGCCAACGAACAGGCCGCGCGTCAGCTTTACAGCGACATTGTCAGCATCCGCACCGCGCGCGGTCACAAGCAGATGGGCGTGATGACCAGCTACCTCAAGGACCAGTTGCTGAAGGCCGGCTTTGCCGAGAACGACATCACGATCACCGATTATGACAGCGACGGCGAGCCGACCCAGGGACTGGTGGTGCGCTATGCCGCCAAGGGCAAGCCCAAGGCCGGACCGATCGTGTTTCTGGGCCATATGGATGTGGTCGAAGCGCTGCCCGAGGATTGGGAGCGCCCTCCGTTCAAGCTGACGGAAGAGAACGGCTATTTCTTCGGTCGCGGTTCGCTCGACAACAAATATGGCGTCGCGACGCTGGCGCACAATTTCATCAGGCTGAAAAAGGAAGGCTGGGCCCCCAAGCGCGACTTGTACCTGGTTTTTTCGGGCGATGAGGAAACGGGGATGATCTCGACCCGTGCCCAGGCGAAGATGGTGGCAGAAACGATCAAACCCGCCTTGGTGCTGAACGGCGATGCCGGCGGCGTTGCCATGACCAACGAGTTCAAGCCGGTGATGTACCAGGTCCAGGCGGGCGAAAAGACCTTCGCCACATTCGAGCTGACCGTCACCAATCCCGGCGGCCACAGCTCGCGCCCGCGCGCCGACAATGCGATCTATGAACTGGCCAGGGCGCTGGGCAAGATCGAAGGCTATCGCTTCCCGGTCAATGCCAGCCCGCTGGTGCGCAGCTATTTCAGCGAAATGGGCAAGCTGACCCCGGGCGAAATCGGCAAGGCGATGCAGGCCTTTGGCGCCAATCCGGACGATCAGGCCGCGCGTGCGACGCTGCTCGCCGATCCGGGCATCGCCACGCAGATGATGACCACCTGCGTCACCACCATGCTGCGCGGCGGGCATGCCGAAAACGCATTGCCGCAATCGGCCACCGCCACCGTCAATTGCCGGATCATGCCGGGCGAAGGCGGCGCGGCGGCCACCCAGGCGGCGCTGCAAAAGGTCATCGGCAATGACGGGGTGAAGTTCAAGCTGCTGACCAATGTGGTGGAAAGCCCCGAATCCTCGCTGACGCCCGAGGTGCGCGATGCCGTCACCGCCAGCCTGAAGACGCGCTATCCCGGCCTGCCGATCGTGCCCGAACTGTCCTCTGGCGGCACCGATGGCATGCACTATCGCGCGCTGGGGATGAACACCGTCGGCATCGGTAACGCCGCGATGCGCAGCGCGGACATTTTCGCGCATGGGCTGAACGAACGCATCCGGGTGGCGGACTTTTACGGCGGGCTGGACCACTGGTATCTGGTGATGAAAAAGCTGGCGGACTAA
- a CDS encoding protein arginine N-methyltransferase yields the protein MTDTAHDIALARTLLHEAMELQAAGNLAAAEERYRLVIDHDYRTAEVLPILAGILGLRGANEEALELWDTLLAIDPDHAVAHHEKGLIYSRTGRAELAITAMQAACAADPANAIAANNLAVMLSDAGRKAEALDQFRRAQALQPGNIHIEHQIRRLSAEMVPFWHIPMLNDVRRNDAFEAAIIAALAEAGPDARVLDIGTGSGLLSMMAARAGAQSVTACEMVPIIADMARQIIADNGYADAITVHTAPSTELKVGTHLEERADILVSEILSSDLLTEHVIDTFEDAHARLLKPDAIVIPRAASAIGCLVESPVLADYVFVDQVSGFDISRFGALASPRLPIHGTMTDWKRLSDDVELVHIDLTRTQHQSDLHLLQINVLEDGIASGIVQWMHVDLAEGITFDNHPDGYTDGGWLQMLHNFPEPVVVKAGDVLNVAVGHDRVTLIVRPLEVIAAVEQVKVA from the coding sequence ATGACAGATACCGCGCACGACATCGCCTTGGCCCGCACCCTGTTGCACGAGGCGATGGAGCTTCAGGCGGCAGGCAATCTCGCCGCGGCCGAAGAGCGCTATCGTCTGGTCATCGATCATGATTATCGCACCGCAGAGGTGCTGCCGATCCTTGCCGGCATTCTCGGCCTGCGCGGCGCCAATGAAGAGGCGCTCGAGCTGTGGGACACGCTGCTCGCGATCGATCCTGACCATGCCGTGGCGCATCACGAAAAGGGCCTGATCTACAGCCGTACCGGCCGTGCGGAGCTGGCCATCACCGCGATGCAGGCCGCTTGCGCTGCCGACCCAGCCAACGCGATCGCCGCCAACAACCTGGCGGTGATGCTGTCCGATGCCGGTCGCAAGGCCGAGGCGCTCGACCAGTTCCGCCGCGCCCAGGCACTGCAGCCGGGCAATATCCATATCGAACATCAGATCCGCCGCCTGAGCGCCGAAATGGTGCCCTTCTGGCATATCCCGATGCTCAACGACGTGCGCCGCAACGATGCGTTCGAGGCCGCGATCATCGCCGCGCTGGCCGAGGCCGGCCCGGACGCCCGCGTGCTCGATATCGGCACCGGCAGCGGGCTTTTGTCGATGATGGCTGCGCGCGCCGGGGCGCAATCGGTCACCGCGTGCGAGATGGTGCCGATCATCGCCGACATGGCGCGCCAGATCATCGCCGATAACGGCTATGCCGATGCGATCACCGTCCACACCGCGCCCTCGACCGAACTGAAGGTCGGTACGCATCTGGAGGAACGCGCGGACATTCTGGTCTCCGAAATCCTCTCGAGCGACCTGCTCACCGAACATGTTATCGACACGTTCGAGGATGCGCATGCGCGGCTACTCAAGCCCGATGCCATCGTCATCCCGCGCGCCGCCTCGGCGATCGGCTGCCTGGTCGAAAGCCCGGTGCTGGCAGACTATGTCTTTGTCGATCAGGTCTCGGGCTTCGACATTTCGCGCTTCGGCGCGCTCGCCTCGCCCAGGCTGCCGATCCACGGCACGATGACCGACTGGAAGCGCCTGTCCGACGATGTCGAGCTGGTGCATATCGACCTTACCCGGACGCAGCACCAGAGCGACCTGCACCTGCTGCAGATCAACGTGCTCGAAGACGGCATCGCCAGCGGCATCGTCCAGTGGATGCATGTCGACCTTGCCGAGGGCATCACCTTCGACAACCATCCCGACGGCTATACCGATGGCGGCTGGCTGCAGATGCTGCACAACTTCCCTGAGCCCGTCGTCGTCAAGGCGGGCGACGTGCTGAACGTCGCGGTGGGCCATGACCGCGTGACGCTGATCGTCCGCCCGCTCGAGGTGATCGCGGCGGTCGAGCAGGTGAAGGTGGCTTGA
- a CDS encoding barstar family protein yields METISLSGEKWRTEQDFYDALAVALGCVDWHGRNADAFLDTMVYHTDLNRVQPPYRVVIRDVSNDMRQFLTDFASWVQDARENRKAEPEWGDDVDVAVLVA; encoded by the coding sequence ATGGAAACAATCAGCCTGAGCGGCGAGAAATGGCGCACCGAGCAAGACTTCTATGATGCGCTCGCCGTGGCATTGGGCTGCGTCGATTGGCACGGACGGAACGCCGACGCATTTCTCGATACCATGGTCTATCACACGGATCTAAACCGCGTGCAGCCGCCCTATCGGGTGGTCATCCGCGATGTGTCGAACGACATGCGCCAATTTCTAACCGACTTCGCATCATGGGTTCAGGATGCCCGAGAAAATCGAAAAGCCGAGCCGGAATGGGGCGATGATGTCGATGTCGCCGTACTGGTCGCCTAG